The following is a genomic window from Bufo gargarizans isolate SCDJY-AF-19 chromosome 10, ASM1485885v1, whole genome shotgun sequence.
atatcttcgtaatcgcaaatatcactgcttcttgcttgtgggccaatgagaaggccgcGATAGCTTTGTCTGAGCttggcaacatccctagcaaccaataggaaagttgcctaccccttactatagaaGTACCTCTGCAGCAgccgtttttttgcagttctgagggaACTGGGTCCTTGCTGTCCAGACatagagctgtgatgtcacaacaatacttactgcaccaatcagtaatatctactcacaCCTGATAAAATGTTAAGTTTCATGTATTGCTCAACataatatgcacatcattagtgtCGATTTGCGCAATTGCAACTATTGGAtcactatctgcatataaagataATATTCTGTCATGTTTGCAAAATGTAatcaaacagtgctgtaatgtaaaactacttagtgatcaggagttctcggtcacgaaagttgctgccaaccattttctccagtctcgggaaacttctagcagcttgaaaaatgtagtataagtgagccacgcctgtattgaacGTGCACGTTACATTGCTGGTTTTCACCATCAATCACTAACTCTAGAACTGGCAAATTTATGGTgcatattaggccaaaaattcgcaaaaaacaaataatgcctatgctgctcatcactaatgcagacccattcatttcaatggggctgcaacagcatgcagacagcacatgtcctattgtccgttttgcggacaggcagcataaaggctatgtgcttctctGCCCCTGGGCACAAAGCActgagaaaaagggggggggggggggggtccaagcagaactcttgcaccagggcccatgagccttcagcTACACCCCTGCATGTTCATCTCTAGTAGGGTTGGCACCTTGTCGGTCAGATCTTGTCGAAGTGCCAGAGTTGAAAAATCAGTTCCCATTCATTGTTTAGTATGATCTCTCTTCATACGTATTGTGTAAATTACAATacacatttagaaaaaaaattggagcATAAGAAACCAATACTAAATTTTTTTAACTAGAAGTCCATCAAGTTTAGCCAAGGCATCAGATAAGACAGTGTTTTGAAAAGGTGTAATTTTCATGTGGTCCTTTCAGCACTGAATGCCCTTGGTTATGACGGGGTTAACCTTATTCATTACTAGCCTATTCCGGTTGCTCATTtccagtaactttttttttttttttttttttaacatttctgtGCCCCTTTAACTCTCCCTCCTTTCTTCAACAGAACAAAGCTGTTTGGCTGAATGCGTAGGGAGGAAACAAAACTGAGCCTCTCTGAAACACACAGCTCCTCCTTTCCCCCTCATCATATaacaggacactttttttttttctctcccctcaTACAGAtcctctccagtctctttgagaAGACTCCTAGACCTACATTTCAGGAATCATGGAAAATGTTAATTATGGACGGGAACTTAACGCTCCCCCTCGATATGAATCCCCATCCTATGAACCCCTAAAGGAAGAAGTGGAGTTTCGGAGTTATCCAGGCCAGAACGTGCAGTCCACAGTGGTGACCATCATGCCCGAGGGTCCCCCTGTCCGGGATCACCTTATCTGGTCCCTTTTCAACACCATGTACTTGAATTTCTGCTGCCTGGGACTTCTTGCTCTTGTGTTCTCCGTCAAGGTAAGGCTGTGCTACTGATCTTGAATACCTATATAAGGTTGTCCCATCTGTTTTTGATCTTTCCGTCCCTTTTTCATGGGCAATAGATATGTTTTACATCCGTATCATTCCTGAGCTTTTTGCAACTTAGGACCAAAGTAATTCTCAAATTACgagtgttttttatatttttcagagcACAATCTGTGTAAACAGTTATACTGTGGTTAGTGTCGGAAGTTTCTTGACATGTTTGTCATAAAAGGACACAAAAAGGGAAAGTACCAAGTACATGAAATCCATGCAGCTAAACTATTTGCTCTTTCGATGTGATTGTGTTAATCATTTCCAGATGTTGAGGTTTAACTTGTAAAGGGGCCAGCTATGGGGACATGGTGGTTTGAGGGAGAGCTCATACGTTCCTCTGACCACCCCTTCCTCTTTCTTGATATGGTCAGGTTTATGCATAGTCATCtcgcctggacctgtcaatcaaggggaggtaGGGGCTAgatgcaggaggagcaagggtatACAGTGACTTGGGCCCACCCTCGGTGCACTTTACTTTTATTTCACAAGCAAACAAAGTTGCTTATTAAGTGGAAGTTGTTGCTTTGTTACTAAGCGCtattcattccatagtgctgtacatatgaaaaggggtatagatacttgatacagacaattgcactaagcaatTATCTTTAGGACACATTTTCTGCCATAATTGTAGTGTAATTTTGGTCCAAAGTGTCGCATCTTAGGTCATACCCACTTTGCTGTGAAGCCACATGACTTTTTTTTGGACTACGCACAGGAACTTTCCCTAAAGCTGTATTGGATGTGCTGGACTGAGCCACCACTTGATGAAATTTACACCAAAATCTAAGAGTGCTCATATTAGTGCGGACCATTTATGCCTggttttaaggggttttccgatGACCAGACAACCTTCCGGTTTGAGCTACAATGAAGATCGGGTGACTACTTACCTGCCAGGTCCTGTGCTACCCCTCAAGTTCCCCCAGCCGGCCTCTACATACCCGGCTGCAGTACCCTAGAACGACTACTGCAAAGTGTCTATCCTTTTCAgttaccatatttttttgcattgagaCACGCTTGTCTTCTCAGGggccacactgcactgctgctcctGACAGTGTACAGTTTCAGGATGTAGTGTGCGCACAATGACCCAATGCTGCACGCAGTCTGGGCCGAAGAAGAGAAATATTTttatgcctgggtgaaaatggagggatgtccgggttcagctctgaacccggacaacccctttaatggcaatgTATGGACATCACATGGTTACAAACTAGGCAAATTGTGTTAGGTTGTCAGGAGATGGAGTAGGTCTGCCCCCTAACTTGGTGTTGAGGGAGTCTAGTCGGAGTAGTGCAAATTAGAAAGTGTTACAGCTCTTGCACAACTAGGCCCAATTTCGGAGAACATAATCTCTGACCCTACAACTGACCAGAAAGCAACCATACTACAAAAGTCCTCGAGAGGGGAGACCAGACATCGAAGGTCTAGAACTCACAAGGCTGTGCAAGCTTCAGACTGAAATATTGTGCTTGTTTAAGGCAGGAaggctttgctgctgtggaaggATTATTGCCGAAACTCCATATGTTTCTAAATTTCTGGAACCATCCTTCTGGGAAGTGCAGAAGGACTTAATAGGAAATGTAATGCAGAATCTTCAGAGGCACTGCAAAGTGTTTAACGAGAAGGAGGAGTGCTAGAACAACCATCCATTACAGCTGTCTCTATGCTGCTAGAGAGACCATTGTACAGTAATATACTGTGGAGCTGTGCCTTGCTATTTGTCCTACTATCCCCATCATCCACTTAGtaaagagactttatttattacaACCAATGGTCCTGATCATTGTCTGTGCTATTAATcggtcctgccttgcacccagcaAATCATCCAACAAGGGTACCTCAACAAAACAGGAGCCCCAATAACAGGGTGTGCCCTGAGCAGAGGAGTAGCTATAGGAGAAatgggggaagcggctgctttggggtctgaactcagaaggggcccacccaggatgaGGACTAGACTGTTTTTGTCCGaggcccctcaacagtattatacagcgacactgtaggaaatggactgAGTGGATGCCGGGTCTCGTCTGAGAGActaatcttgactagccacaggagtggtgTTTGCATGGGAGGAGAAGGTTGAGAAGCAGTTTTGGCGGGGTGGGGTGgcctgttcaaaaatttgctgtggagcccagtcatttctagttatgccactggccctgagggaagaaagggtgcatccTCCAATCACTGCATGGCCCTAGGAAGCCAAAAGCTACTAGTCCCATCCTTCACTCATTCCTCCTGGGCAACTGCACAGCGATGGTTGGCTGCAGTAGTAACGTGTTTTTGACATGACATCTCCACTGCAGCCAGATGACTAAAGCCCAGCTGGGAAAACTGTTGCGGTGGGTAAATACTTATcagttcttctttttttttagctttatcCCGAGGATTGTTGAGGTTCATCCTGAAACCAGacagccactttaacagtgaatttcctggccATGGACTTATATCTGCTGTGCTTGTACTCGCAAAACCTAAAACTATTGATAAGGCATGAAAGCATGACTACTTGTAGCATCCTGAATTTGTCATTTGGTATATCTTGTCTATGGTTTGTCAACCAGGGTCAAATGTTGAgctttaaaaaattatttcaagGCAAAAACAATTTGTAACATTACAAAAACTGTTTAGCAGTTCAACCCTTTCCTCTTCCTGAGCACAGATCTCGCTCTTTCCTCCATATGGCGGCTCAGCTCTCGACGGTTGTCTGGAAACCTCTGTACTGCTGACAAAGAAATGAATGCTTCGAAAGGGGGAGGAAGGGTGAAGGTCTGTGGCGGCTTATAGAATTCCATAAACAAGAAATAACCTGCAATCTGTGACTGCCTAAGCTTTTCATTATGTatgccaggtttttttttttgttttttttgttttaagctGCAGAAAAACAATGGAGGTCTATGGGAGAAAATCTGCATGTAATAAGGAGGGGGGAGAATGCCAGACCCACAATATACCAATATTTAAAAAGCAAATACAAAATTCACCAAAAATCCAGACAGAACGATTGCTACAGTACACTAGCTTTTCAGACTAGGGAGTAAATCCACACTCTCCAGTGCTATTCCAAAAGTGTGGATTGTCAGGGATTCTGCAGTGACCCATGGGTTCATCGTTAAAGGGTTAATGCAATAGTTAACATTTCAGTAaatcttgaccactttaacagtTAACAATGCCCCATCTGTGATACAAGTGTAACTTTGCTGCGCACTGTGTATTCGGGCAGGAAATGGTTAACTGGCAGTTCTGTTACAGTTGATGGATAGTAGGCTGGTCCCAATTTTTCTTATGGTTGGTGAGCCTTCTAGTGGGCAAGAACTGtcttgtgtgtgtgtgctgcTGCCAGGTAGGGAAATAAATAATCCTCCTGGAAGACTCATGTTGgtaaaatctgccagaaaagGAATTTTGCTGGGAACTAACCTCTGAAGAAAAAGGTGGTGAATTAGCAAAAGGTTGAGGGTCAATCAATGCACACCTATGGCGTCAGACATTACGGTCTGTGGTTTGGATTggattgcttctggcacccaccACACTTCTGAGATTGCTACACCCAGTTGCAGGGTGCAGTCTGAGAAATGCTGAGCAATTGTGGTCATTTGGAAAGGTTGCATAGATCTTTAGCTCAGGGTGGACCATCATGGCCATGCATTATACATAGTTTTTGGAAAAGCCTTCTGTGAAATACTTGAGAACTGTGCCTACTACTTGTATTTGCACTGTAACACCCATTTATTTAGTGAGGGACTTCATTTTACTATAATCAAGCTGGCCTGGTCATCGGTCTCCATCTGAACACACTTCCTTCTCTCCTGCTACACATTCACCCAACATCAAGAGCatcccaactaccaccaggcagtaGACCCCAAAATCCAGGGAGTGTTTCAAAGGGAAGGGTTGTCCCTCCATGCACTGCATGCCTGGCCTGGGAGCGCACTGGAGCAGGGTGAGCCTTTATTACACTGGTCCATGGTTGTCCAGATCATCTCTAATGAGTGTTCGAAGGAATTGTTTGTCGATTTTTGCTTTCTAATCgcgctctgctgccagcaaatgattCTTAAGGCGTATGAGATGGCATTAGTGATTACGCCTCCTCGTACTGTGGaggggatcgctgcatgtaatggcAGTGGaccagtggtctccttcactgacgagcaggtgaCTGTCAGCAAGGAATGctttcttcctcctcctactcttttTTTAATGAGGATTACCTCACAGATAAACACTTTGCTTTGCAGATAACTGAAACTGAGATTCATTTCCTCTCCTATTGCAAACTCCTTTTTGTTAGATGGATGATCTCTTGTACAATTTTCAATGGCCTAGTACCGATGAAACTTTAAAATGGACAAAGTAAAAAGTGACTATTGAGCTTAAAagctattaaagggacactgccaggcccgataaacatatttagttattcctatgcagtcataggtctattaaagtgtattccaatcacataagtaccccctgtccgcattgtaaaccatgtaaaaacaaacaACTTTATgatcatctgtcaatcaccttcctttatgcccaaggggcgttttttcacatttatttatgcccaaggggcgtttttactcctacctttgtgccccGCCACGCCCCCAACTgtttcctagcgccgcccagctcattattattcactgcgctgggtggcttttacagtccccgatcctGCTGAGCCGCTGCAGGCGCAGCAGGAGACTCTGGCATTGAATAAGggacgcatgcgcactgcgagtgagggtgccgggcaagTTATCACGCGCAAAAGGTACAagtgaggccgatgcccatacgtttctattgggcatgcgccggctcGGCGggatcggggactgtaaaagctgcccagcgcagtgaataatgagctgggcggcgctaggaaacgacagttggggcgcggcagggcacaaaggtaggagtaaGAAaagccccttgggcataaagaaatgtgaaaaacgccccttgggcataaaggaaggtgattgacagattataaagttgtttttacatggtttacaatgcggacagggggtactcttatatcattggaatacactttaatagacctatgactgcataggaataacaactaaatatgtttatcgggccGGTCTGTGTCCCTTTTAAGCTTAATATTgcatttggggaaaaaaaaaaaaagttgggactcAATTTGCCGAATCTTAGTTAATCGGTgtttgagccaaaactaggttcAGGTTGAAACACAGAACAAGTGTAAAGATGAGTGAACCCATTCTTATCAGCAAGCCTTCACCTATGAGGGGCTGCCCCCACAGATGTGTCCACCTGACTGGCCCTGACGATATACGGCCTGCAGAGCAAGGACTACTCGTGCAGTCACAGCTGAGGCCAAGTCTCTGCCAAGCCGAGCAGGCAGGAAATTATCATCTATGGGAACAGTTGGTCAGAGGTGAAGGCCCGCTGAtcaattgatttgctcatctctagtgcaaAGCTTTTCATTATACCTAATCTGTGTAGGCTCCTCtcctcctggttttagctcacaataagggtacattcacatgaccgtaaaaTTTTATCCGATTCGCACCCTTCCACCTTTTGCGgaatagatgcggatccattcactccTATGGCTGAATAAAATGAGCGGACTACATTTAGTATTCGTGTTTCAGCATTTCTAGTCCGCAAAACAATATGAAGCTTGTACTACTATTGTccccacagacccattcaagtcaatagatcCACAAattacggatgacatacagaatggtttccgtatgtcatccgttttttgctgatcagTTTCCGTATTATTGAAGGCCCTGTCGTTTTTGTGGACTGTAAACAGAAGACGTATGGAACACAAACGGAAGTCAttcgtccgcaaaatgcagacatGCGGTTccatttgtggaccgcaaaacaaagGGTTACACGCGGTCGTGTGAATTTACCCTAACTAAGGCAAACCACTGATCAAACGCTGTCTATTAGGCCAAACGCGTCAGTTTTATCtaatggtttatttttatttttttatttttttcccctacagTCCAGAGACCGGAAGTTGTACGGGGATAAGAATGGTGCCGCCAGCTATGGTTCCACCGCCCGCTCTCTGAACATTGCCTCAACTGTATTGGCCATCCTTTCTGTTATAATCGTGATTATAATTGCCATCGTACAAATCACTCAAGTTCAGCAATGGGCGGCAAATTCCAGACAATATGAGGAGAACAACCCATTTGGAAAGTGAAGCAACAATTGGAGCAGTTTGCCtttaacttttttctttctttcctgtTTTCTCATGGTCACTAGGTGATGGTCCAAGGACAAGTGTCAACACTAGGTGCCTTCTAGCCTTCATTAGTTTCTTATTGCTGGGGTGTAAGTTTTCTGTCTGTAATGGCGCAGTATTTTACAGTGAGCGGTATGTTATAATACAGTAAAATAGAAGTCACTGAACCTCTTGGTAAAAAAACTAATTTCATAAAGCCAAAATAATTTCTACCAAAGTTTTTCTTGTAAAAATGTATCTGGGGAAGAGGGGATTTTCTAACCTTTTGTATAACCATATAAAACAAAGTAGTGCAACATATCGGCACATGGAGCCAAATAAGTTGTGTTTTATGGCGAGTGATTCATCTGTGCATGAAAACAAATTCACACAATGTTCTGATTAATATTTGATGTATTTTTGAGGTTTACTTTGTATCTTTTGTGCCTGTGATCACATGCTTTGCTTGGTGTATTTAAAATTAAGGAAATTTACCATTAGGTTGAGCACTGctgttataataaaataaaaatttgtaacCCTTTTGGTCTTCAAAAGTCCTTCCTATGGGATATTGGTTAATGCCAAGAAAATGTAACGCATGAAAAAGTTACCTTGTGTAGAAGCATCGCACAAAAATTTCTATAATTTGACTTTTTGTGGAGGCCATAAACGGGTATTAGACTGTGTACGTCAggtatgcccaacctgtggccttcCAGCTGCTGGAAAACAAACTAACTCCCACCATatcttgtagttttgcaatagctggagggctgaAGGTCGTGCATCCCTTATTTTAGGCTGCCTGCACGCTGCTCCTGCAGAAATTCCACACCTAGAACCACATGGTTGCagttttttgtgtggatttcatGGTTTTTGCTGCATTGCCTTGCATTGAAAAGGGGGAAATCTGCACAAAGAATTCACAGCATGTCCCTGAGACAAAATACAGATATATGTGAAGCTCAGGCACATGGGGCTCGCagacgcattcacttgaatgggtccgcgatccttccgttccgcaaaaagagcaagttctatctttttgcggtgcagaagcacggaacggaagccCATAAAGCACTCCcaagtgcttctgtagtgttttATAGCGGAACGGAAGAGcgaatctccggatttgcggacccgttgaaatgaatgggtccgcatccttaatgcggaatggccacggaacggtgcctgtgtattacgggtccgcaatacaggaacgggcatcacacgtttgtgtgaacaagcccttatggaGCTTTTCAGGATTTGAAGGTGCAGCTACCAGCCA
Proteins encoded in this region:
- the LOC122920301 gene encoding dispanin subfamily A member 2b-like, with protein sequence MENVNYGRELNAPPRYESPSYEPLKEEVEFRSYPGQNVQSTVVTIMPEGPPVRDHLIWSLFNTMYLNFCCLGLLALVFSVKSRDRKLYGDKNGAASYGSTARSLNIASTVLAILSVIIVIIIAIVQITQVQQWAANSRQYEENNPFGK